A window of Sagittula sp. P11 genomic DNA:
GGGAACGGCTCTCCGGCGCACTGGCCCGCCACCGTGGCCTGACGATCTGCGCCCTGAACGGCACGGTCGCGGGCGGCGCCATGGGCATGTTCCTCGCCTGCGACCTGCGCATCTCCGTCCCGGGCGCAAAGATCTTCTACCCGGTGATGAAACTCGGCTTCCTGCCGCAACCCTCCGATCCCGCCCGCCTTGCGGCACTGGCAGGACCCAGCCGCGCCAAGCTGATCCTGATGGGCGGCGCCAAGGCGACGGTCGAAGAAGCACTCACCTGGGGCCTCATCGACCGCATCGTCGAAGGCGATCTGCTCACCGCCGCGCGCGACCTCGCCACCGACACGCTCACGGCAGCCCCGGA
This region includes:
- a CDS encoding enoyl-CoA hydratase/isomerase family protein produces the protein MIRLDREGDLWVVTIDRPEKANSLTEDMLERLAGIAEDARDARALVLTGAGKVFSAGADLDAAKAGLAVSPLWERLSGALARHRGLTICALNGTVAGGAMGMFLACDLRISVPGAKIFYPVMKLGFLPQPSDPARLAALAGPSRAKLILMGGAKATVEEALTWGLIDRIVEGDLLTAARDLATDTLTAAPDHAAGIKALIR